The Methanobrevibacter gottschalkii DSM 11977 genome includes a region encoding these proteins:
- a CDS encoding formylmethanofuran--tetrahydromethanopterin N-formyltransferase: MSYEKVKDTFFEAFEGKYVRALITGPSEKIVKWAAYDSTSTPSAVIGRVEGGVEGFLDESQTPDGRFGAVVQYWLGGDDVGKFAFELSYRLRQDVLVKPFTRIFDYSASNSDECIEMMDIVGHCGDGYEWIVEEYGRKMINVPIAVPDFQIEEKFKINNGIMGGNFWYLCTTAQAVIEAGEAVIDAIMNVEGATTPFDICSAASKPETNYPEIGPTTNHVYCPSLKESLGDISKVPEGINYIPEIVINAVDEKSMNKAVKAGIDAALEFEGVVGISAGNFDGKLGDKNINLLDILK, from the coding sequence ATGAGTTATGAAAAAGTAAAAGACACATTCTTCGAGGCTTTTGAAGGAAAATATGTAAGAGCTTTAATTACAGGACCTAGTGAAAAAATTGTAAAATGGGCGGCTTATGATTCCACTTCAACTCCCAGTGCAGTTATCGGAAGAGTGGAAGGTGGTGTTGAAGGATTTTTAGATGAATCCCAGACTCCAGATGGAAGATTCGGTGCTGTTGTCCAATATTGGTTAGGGGGAGATGATGTTGGCAAGTTCGCTTTTGAATTGTCCTACAGATTAAGACAAGATGTTTTAGTAAAACCATTTACACGTATTTTTGATTATTCTGCATCCAACAGTGATGAATGCATTGAAATGATGGATATTGTAGGCCACTGTGGTGATGGATATGAATGGATTGTTGAAGAATATGGTAGAAAAATGATTAATGTTCCGATTGCAGTTCCTGATTTTCAAATTGAAGAAAAATTCAAAATTAACAATGGGATTATGGGAGGAAACTTCTGGTATTTGTGCACTACAGCTCAAGCAGTAATAGAAGCAGGTGAAGCAGTAATTGATGCAATAATGAATGTTGAAGGAGCTACCACACCATTTGATATTTGTTCTGCAGCTTCAAAACCAGAAACAAACTATCCTGAAATTGGGCCAACCACAAATCATGTTTATTGCCCTTCTTTAAAAGAATCTTTAGGAGATATTTCTAAAGTTCCGGAAGGCATTAATTATATTCCTGAAATTGTAATAAATGCAGTGGATGAAAAGTCAATGAATAAAGCAGTTAAGGCAGGTATTGATGCTGCTTTGGAATTTGAAGGAGTAGTTGGAATATCAGCAGGCAATTTTGACGGTAAGCTTGGAGATAAAAATATAAATTTATTAGATATTTTGAAGTAA
- a CDS encoding carbohydrate kinase family protein — MEILDDDINAEVVGFGALNVDKLYSVANIAGKDEESFIKSETDTPGGSAANTIVGLSRLGCSTSIIGKIAEDNDGDLIEYNLAINGVYSNNLIYSETGSTGKCLGFVDDEGERCLYINPGVNDEIQLGEINPLNIMRCKIMHYTSFVGDSFKTQIELLDLLNENTVLSFDPGMLYVQKGFDELKPILDRTGILLINESELRLLCNNYKSSLKELAIGFLDLGIETVVVKQGAKGVFAINNSTDCFVESYECDVVDTTGAGDSFNSGFLYSFLKGYDLEKSCRIGNWVASKSIEGFGMDKFPSAKDLEDFLSEFNY; from the coding sequence ATGGAAATTCTAGACGATGATATTAATGCAGAAGTAGTGGGATTTGGAGCACTGAATGTTGATAAACTTTATTCTGTTGCAAATATTGCAGGTAAAGATGAAGAAAGTTTTATAAAAAGTGAAACTGACACTCCAGGTGGCTCTGCAGCAAACACTATTGTGGGACTATCAAGATTAGGTTGTTCCACATCTATTATTGGAAAGATAGCTGAAGATAATGATGGTGATTTAATAGAATACAATTTAGCCATTAATGGTGTTTACTCAAATAACTTAATTTATTCCGAAACAGGTTCAACTGGAAAATGTTTGGGATTTGTTGATGATGAGGGTGAGAGGTGCCTATATATCAATCCTGGAGTTAATGATGAAATTCAGCTTGGTGAAATAAATCCATTAAACATAATGAGATGTAAAATAATGCATTACACCTCTTTTGTTGGAGATTCTTTTAAAACACAAATTGAATTATTGGATTTATTAAATGAAAATACTGTATTAAGTTTTGATCCTGGAATGTTATATGTTCAAAAAGGATTTGATGAGTTAAAACCTATTCTTGATAGGACAGGCATATTGCTCATTAATGAATCTGAATTAAGATTATTATGCAATAATTATAAATCTTCCTTAAAAGAATTGGCTATTGGATTTTTAGATTTGGGAATTGAAACCGTCGTTGTAAAACAGGGAGCTAAAGGAGTGTTTGCAATTAATAACTCAACAGATTGTTTCGTCGAATCTTATGAATGTGATGTTGTAGACACTACTGGTGCCGGAGACAGTTTTAACAGCGGATTTTTATATTCTTTCTTAAAAGGATATGATTTGGAAAAATCTTGCCGAATCGGAAATTGGGTTGCTAGTAAATCTATTGAAGGATTTGGAATGGATAAATTTCCTTCCGCTAAAGATTTAGAGGACTTCTTAAGTGAATTTAATTATTAA
- a CDS encoding 4Fe-4S binding protein, which translates to MNVSFIKQMKDLEREVLLKSVELDDDSDDFQFELDDFSANDEIIAVAPKCVRCNTCVGECPVNAIEPANIFRIAKITDKCVKCEICVQSCPVSAIKLIDNSIVYDGENEENIIEYKLSNISSRHRVVRMNNISIDYSCDNNWDDCSKLCPTNAFTLEFKEFFDDLDMDLGIELIDDELYPYVNEKMCIGCGACAEISLNDNAIELDRYIGPIIHSRFIDVNHDLCVNCYLCEENCPTGAIELVDGKVVLDDDKCIRCIECTRHCPVVALKRVEIE; encoded by the coding sequence ATGAATGTATCTTTTATAAAGCAGATGAAGGATTTAGAACGTGAAGTCCTTTTAAAATCTGTTGAATTAGATGATGATAGTGATGATTTCCAATTTGAACTAGATGATTTTAGTGCAAATGATGAAATCATTGCAGTTGCACCTAAATGTGTAAGGTGCAATACATGTGTTGGGGAATGTCCGGTTAATGCAATTGAACCAGCTAATATTTTTAGAATAGCTAAAATAACTGACAAGTGTGTTAAATGTGAAATTTGTGTTCAATCATGTCCAGTTTCTGCAATTAAATTGATTGATAACTCAATCGTTTATGATGGGGAGAATGAAGAAAATATAATTGAATATAAATTATCCAATATCAGTTCCCGTCATAGGGTAGTCCGTATGAATAATATTTCAATCGATTACTCATGTGATAATAATTGGGATGACTGTTCAAAATTATGTCCAACAAATGCGTTCACTCTTGAATTTAAAGAGTTTTTTGATGATTTGGATATGGATTTAGGTATTGAACTCATAGATGATGAGTTATATCCATATGTTAATGAAAAAATGTGTATAGGATGCGGAGCTTGTGCTGAAATATCACTTAATGACAATGCAATAGAATTGGACCGTTATATTGGGCCGATTATTCACAGTCGTTTCATTGATGTTAATCATGATTTGTGTGTGAATTGTTATTTATGTGAAGAAAATTGTCCGACCGGAGCTATTGAGTTAGTTGATGGTAAAGTTGTTTTAGATGATGATAAATGTATTAGATGTATTGAATGCACTCGTCATTGTCCGGTAGTAGCTTTAAAAAGAGTTGAGATTGAATAA
- a CDS encoding CBS domain-containing protein, whose product MRAKELMDKNFVYLNANDSVIEVSKVMEEIRRFTCPVVNDNKQLIGWVTSFDITKGLREGNEKISDIMSGYEEIGTVHADDPARKAVILTANNKFVTVPVVNDDKQIIGMVRACDIVELLSELYDIKVSKLYEAMQNQLKGVTWEELMAASALVSQKTTGVKISPEAYEENIMNSTFGEAIWSTGGLEKFFAGLISVGELVIARRVGKARR is encoded by the coding sequence ATGAGAGCTAAAGAGTTAATGGATAAAAATTTTGTATATTTAAATGCAAATGATAGTGTAATTGAAGTTTCAAAAGTCATGGAAGAAATTAGACGTTTTACTTGTCCTGTTGTAAATGATAATAAACAATTAATCGGATGGGTAACTTCTTTTGATATTACTAAAGGTTTAAGGGAAGGTAATGAAAAAATTTCAGATATAATGAGCGGTTATGAAGAAATTGGGACTGTTCATGCAGATGATCCTGCAAGAAAAGCAGTAATTTTAACCGCAAACAATAAATTCGTAACTGTACCTGTTGTAAACGATGATAAACAAATCATTGGTATGGTTCGTGCTTGCGATATTGTTGAATTGTTATCTGAATTATACGATATTAAAGTTTCAAAATTATATGAAGCAATGCAAAATCAACTTAAAGGAGTTACTTGGGAAGAATTAATGGCTGCATCTGCTCTTGTTTCTCAAAAAACTACTGGTGTTAAGATTTCTCCTGAAGCATATGAAGAAAATATTATGAATTCCACTTTTGGAGAGGCTATCTGGTCTACTGGTGGTTTGGAAAAATTCTTTGCTGGTTTAATCTCTGTTGGGGAATTGGTAATTGCTCGTAGAGTTGGAAAAGCAAGAAGATAA
- a CDS encoding queuosine precursor transporter — MNLNFDFTEKRVIITAFFCMAFTIANLITVKVINIGFLGMETPAGVLIYPLVYILTNVIADVYGEKIAQRTIILGLCVDILFVFMTTLILFLPSPAYYTGDSSLAFVFTQTPRILVASYISYLIGNFVNARITAKVNEGKEYSSTKNLGILAFSELIDNFVFIGLAFVGVFAVTDILIMIVSHWILSLIWSAIAQPFTKMTVKWAEKGKPAEA; from the coding sequence ATGAATTTGAATTTTGACTTTACTGAAAAAAGAGTAATTATTACTGCATTTTTCTGTATGGCTTTCACAATTGCAAATTTAATCACTGTTAAAGTTATCAATATTGGATTTTTAGGTATGGAAACTCCTGCCGGGGTTTTAATCTATCCTTTGGTATATATTTTAACAAACGTAATCGCAGATGTTTATGGTGAAAAAATAGCGCAAAGAACAATTATTTTAGGTCTTTGTGTTGATATTTTATTTGTCTTCATGACAACTTTAATATTGTTCTTACCGTCTCCAGCGTACTATACTGGAGATTCAAGCCTTGCATTTGTATTTACCCAAACTCCAAGAATTCTTGTTGCATCTTACATTAGTTACTTAATCGGTAACTTCGTAAATGCAAGAATCACTGCTAAAGTAAACGAAGGTAAAGAATATTCATCTACCAAAAACTTAGGTATTCTTGCTTTCAGTGAGCTAATTGATAATTTTGTATTTATCGGTCTTGCATTCGTTGGCGTATTCGCAGTTACTGATATTTTAATAATGATTGTTTCTCACTGGATTTTAAGTTTGATTTGGAGTGCAATTGCTCAACCATTTACAAAAATGACTGTAAAATGGGCTGAAAAAGGAAAACCTGCAGAAGCTTAA